In Drosophila simulans strain w501 chromosome 3R, Prin_Dsim_3.1, whole genome shotgun sequence, a single window of DNA contains:
- the LOC6727125 gene encoding arrestin domain-containing protein 17 encodes MLSTTARHRLAVEPSTESRELKMSHRCEIQLDNPRGAYRAGETVNGHVYLTLSERALIKAICLEANGYASTAWQEPQKQKNQKKNEQPVVVQNLDFDYRVDYFAKIDYFVGSEAAQPQIMEAGTYNYGFHVKLPKNCPGNFEGAHGHIRYTLQVLIHSSADRPLEVLHVRQLQIFPQNSLSQETRSCEIQIYEQTPRLKFWMKPLHLQLQIPRQGYSPGAGISVHLKLHNPEKLPLREAVYSLVQISTYVAHPKNKPKRMETKVERQTVLSSRHELHNLPRGELQNFQHLHMLQVPQTAATLSVAGCACLHLNYEVEVLVTTQQEKRFIAARMPVIIGNVTPPCPGKLLMQEPIEGTAPEPTPPVETASTLVPNFSVSTTSLASNFREAEFMVATNLNKTNKHYLSGEQLDFRPRYVYYEMDQTQSEEVKSH; translated from the exons ATGTTGTCAACAACTGCCAGACATCGGTTAGCAGTCGAGCCGTCAACAGAGTCCAGGGAGCTGAAAATGAGCCACCGCTGTGAGATCCAACTGGACAACCCTCGGGGGGCCTATCGGGCCGGCGAAACGGTCAATGGTCACGTCTATCTGACCCTTTCGGAGCGGGCCTTAATCAAAG CGATATGCTTGGAGGCCAATGGATATGCGAGCACCGCCTGGCAGGAGCCCCAAAAGCAGAAGAATCAAAAGAAGAACGAGCAGCCAGTGGTTGTTCAGAACTTGGACTTTGATTATCGCGTGGATTATTTTGCCAAAATCGATTATTTTGTGGGCTCGGAGGCCGCACAGCCACAGATAATGGAGGCGGGCACCTACAATTACGGTTTCCATGTGAAGCTGCCCAAGAACTGTCCGGGGAATTTTGAGGGGGCCCACGGACACATACGGTACACACTCCAAGTGCTCATCCACAGCAGTGCAGATCGTCCGCTGGAGGTGCTCCATGTACGCCAGTTGCAGATTTTCCCGCAGAACTCTCTCAGCCAGGAGACAAGGAGCTGTGAGATCCAGATCTATGAGCAGACTCCTCGCCTTAAATTCTGGATGAAGCCACTTCATCTGCAGCTCCAGATTCCCAGGCAGGGTTATTCGCCAGGAGCAGGTATATCTGTCCACTTGAAGCTGCACAACCCGGAGAAATTGCCACTTCGCGAGGCGGTGTATTCCCTCGTTCAGATCAGCACCTACGTTGCCCATCCGAAGAATAAGCCCAAGCGCATGGAGACCAAGGTGGAGCGACAAACTGTCCTAAGCAGTCGCCATGAGCTCCACAACCTCCCACGCGGAGAACTGCAGAACTTTCAGCATCTTCACATGCTGCAAGTGCCCCAAACTGCGGCCACATTGAGTGTGGCAGGATGTGCTTGCCTGCACCTCAACTACGAGGTGGAGGTGCTGGTCACGACTCAGCAGGAAAAACGGTTCATTGCGGCCCGTATGCCGGTCATCATTGGCAACGTGACGCCGCCCTGTCCTGGCAAGCTCCTAATGCAAGAACCCATTGAAGGCACTGCTCCGGAACCAACTCCTCCAGTCGAAACCGCATCAACATTGGTGCCGAATTTTAGCGTTTCCACCACATCTTTGG CTTCGAATTTCCGGGAAGCTGAGTTCATGGTAGCCACCAATCTGAATAAGACCAACAAACACTACTTGTCCGGCGAACAGTTGGATTTTAGACCACGCTATGTCTACTACGAAATGGACCAGACTCAATCGGAGGAAGTGAAGTCCCATTGA
- the LOC6727122 gene encoding arrestin domain-containing protein 17, which yields MSKNCMITFDQNEHGTYFTGQVISGKVIVNLNKTKKLRGIKLQISGYAQAQWRHRRHGKAVAIQNPKKRSNNQYSGREDYIASTTYLMGSEQGSNFNMDAGTYTYTFACPIPSHCPSSFEGAYGHIRYLAKVTFLKPGASNRTHNVGFTVLKLLDLNQETKMLREPASNEAVEHFCLMHSKPVQLKVTLQQQGYVPGQFMLIHAHVRNDSSSDCRKLLIMLHLRATYTADTPSLRTTSEKIMLVKRECGPVAHNAQKTYTETLRIPATAPTCEHLSKVVRVSYEVRVVAVMNWLMANPRLIIPVTIGNVPLATAVSGPDFLPTNAFPSGSSLPADMPCTSTRAMELAQMAASGVSNSGYEMAEDLEDFELPEDGDDELEAADNFVPDLPPPTYEQAMFMTTDIADTDANTVSEASRFTPRYPVFDVDTFQSPPPNPPQKKRRRRRRRPAEPGQSKQQPEKQPVESPVQI from the exons ATGTCGAAGAACTGCATGATAACGTTCGACCAGAATGAGCACGGCACCTACTTCACCGGCCAGGTGATATCCGGCAAGGTGATTGTCAATCTGAACAAGACCAAGAAACTGCGAG GAATAAAACTGCAAATAAGTGGATATGCGCAAGCCCAGTGGCGACACCGCAGACATGGTAAGGCGGTGGCCATCCAAAACCCCAAGAAGCGATCGAATAACCAGTACAGCGGACGGGAGGACTATATAGCCTCCACCACTTACCTTATGGGTTCGGAGCAGGGCAGCAACTTTAACATGGACGCCGGCACGTACACCTACACCTTTGCTTGCCCCATTCCCAGCCACTGCCCCTCGTCCTTCGAGGGTGCCTATGGACACATCCGGTATCTGGCCAAGGTCACCTTTCTGAAGCCAGGCGCTTCCAATCGCACCCACAATGTGGGCTTCACTGTGCTGAAGCTGCTGGACTTGAACCAGGAGACCAAGATGCTTCGGGAACCGGCGAGCAATGAAGCCGTGGAACACTTTTGCCTGATGCACTCGAAGCCCGTGCAGTTGAAGGTCActctgcagcagcagggctATGTTCCGGGTCAGTTCATGCTGATCCATGCCCATGTGCGCAATGACTCCAGCTCCGATTGCCGGAAGCTACTGATCATGCTGCATTTGAGAGCCACATACACGGCGGATACGCCCTCGCTCCGCACCACATCCGAGAAGATAATGCTCGTGAAGCGCGAGTGCGGTCCGGTGGCTCATAATGCGCAGAAGACATACACGGAAACCCTGAGGATTCCGGCAACGGCGCCCACCTGCGAGCACCTTAGCAAGGTGGTGCGCGTATCCTACGAAGTGCGTGTGGTGGCTGTTATGAACTGGCTGATGGCTAATCCGCGGCTAATAATCCCTGTGACCATTGGCAACGTGCCCCTGGCAACTGCGGTGTCCGGACCGGACTTCCTGCCAACTAACGCCTTCCCATCTGGAAGTTCGCTGCCTGCCGACATGCCATGCACCTCTACAAGAGCCATGGAACTGGCTCAGATGGCCGCGAGCGGGGTCAGCAACTCCGGCTACGAGATGGCCGAGGATCTAGAGGACTTCGAGCTTCCAGAGGACGGAGATGATGAGTTGGAGGCCGCCGACAATTTCGTACCAGATTTAC CTCCTCCTACCTACGAGCAGGCCATGTTCATGACCACTGATATTGCGGACACGGACGCGAACACAGTCAGCGAGGCCTCCCGATTTACTCCACGCTATCCGGTCTTTGATGTGGACACCTTCCAGAGCCCGCCGCCAAATCCGCCCCAGAAGAAGAGGCGCCGCCGACGCCGACGTCCTGCCGAACCTGGACAGTCGAAGCAACAACCGGAGAAGCAACCAGTGGAGTCACCCGTGCAGATCTGA
- the LOC6727123 gene encoding LOW QUALITY PROTEIN: arrestin domain-containing protein 3 (The sequence of the model RefSeq protein was modified relative to this genomic sequence to represent the inferred CDS: inserted 2 bases in 1 codon) translates to MPSSCSFELDRREPIYYSGETVNGRAILTTTSEKSVNEVYILFEGEAKVRWDERRTRTRGGKTEHYTEYFRGKQQYLYTRTSVFGSGNLPPGTHTYNFCIPLPLECPSSVVAQYGKIFYEVSVVIDRQWRFNNVFKQPLTVIQTYNLNMSPQLLMPLVREDIKHFCCWPCSSGPVLSTLTIPFGGYAPGQKIRFTLEIDNQSSGYDLDGIEVKLKQIYKFQAQTPHHKTREKEHSLNKSCQQERVLRLSKKKIEGTLAIPAVPPSSRSEGIISVSYQVILTISTGDCHVDSDFEVPIVIGTIPLIQSAENPASAAQWIPETPDTPAGAAADXPPSYDKCKPPTFEEATNFGERFIDIDQDEHNRTDDFIPRYPMYTNFAMPSAPPQPPEEFAANQTVPVLSLPHDPTAPLVGQNNTDRSTPSYGWNTNS, encoded by the exons ATGCCTTCCAGCTGCTCTTTTGAGCTCGATCGCCGCGAACCCATTTACTACAGTGGAGAGACGGTCAATGGAAGGGCCATTCTGACAACAACATCCGAAAAGTCTGTAAACG AGGTATACATTCTTTTCGAGGGCGAGGCCAAGGTGCGATGGGATGAGCGGCGAACAAGGACAAGAGGTGGAAAGACCGAGCACTACACGGAGTATTTCCGAGGCAAGCAGCAGTACTTGTACACCCGGACATCGGTCTTTGGATCCGGGAATCTGCCGCCAGGTACGCACACCTACAACTTCTGCATTCCACTGCCCCTGGAATGCCCCTCTTCAGTGGTGGCGCAGTACGGAAAAATCTTCTACGAGGTATCCGTGGTCATCGATCGCCAGTGGCGCTTCAACAACGTCTTCAAGCAGCCACTGACGGTCATACAGACCTACAACCTCAACATGAGCCCCCAATTGCTG ATGCCTCTGGTCCGAGAGGACATCAAGCACTTTTGCTGTTGGCCCTGCAGTTCAGGCCCGGTTCTATCGACGCTAACAATACCCTTTGGTGGTTATGCGCCTGGTCAGAAGATACGCTTTACTCTGGAGATCGACAACCAGTCGAGTGGCTATGATCTGGATGGCATCGAAGTAAAACTAAAGCAGATCTACAAATTCCAGGCTCAGACGCCGCACCACAAAACCCGCGAAAAGGAGCACAGCCTGAACAAAAGTTGCCAACAGGAGCGTGTTTTGAGGCTCTCGAAGAAAAAAATTGAAGGAACCCTGGCTATTCCAGCAGTACCGCCCTCTTCCCGCTCCGAAGGCATCATTTCGGTTAGTTACCAAGTGATCCTCACGATCAGCACTGGCGACTGCCACGTGGACTCGGACTTCGAGGTGCCGATTGTGATTGGTACCATACCATTGATCCAAAGTGCCGAGAATCCAGCAAGTGCAGCACAATGGATACCGGAAACACCGGACACTCCGGCCGGAGCAGCCGCAGA GCCTCCCAGTTATGACAAGTGCA AACCACCAACCTTCGAGGAGGCCACAAACTTTGGTGAAAGGTTCATCGACATCGATCAGGATGAGCACAATCGCACGGATGACTTTATTCCCCGTTACCCCATGTACACCAACTTTGCCATGCCATCGGCTCCACCTCAACCCCCTGAAGAGTTCGCTGCCAATCAAACAGTTCCCGTTCTGTCACTACCTCATGATCCCACTGCCCCATTGGTCGGTCAAAACAATACTGACCGCTCAACACCATCCTACGGTTGGAACACTAActcttaa
- the LOC6727120 gene encoding arrestin domain-containing protein 2, which produces MGIICQILFHNNTQGVFYAGQTVAGQVTLSTDKAIQIKAIRLKLKGYAETHWTESKTDSNNKSTSESYNGFEKYLSSKVYLLGSEISPEMSLEPGTRSYNFACPIPINCPSSFEGTHGRIRYMVDVNIIQPWKYDSIFSRAFTVIQVMDINTYNSVSQVPVQAKTEKTFGVWPFRSDPLTLELNLPQTGFVPGQTVPVNVLIGNESKIRVHEVKVGLSMMITYYSDLSSGSKCERKSVAKLKADGVLRNSRKMYDFQLMIPSTPPSCFHLCRIIKIGYQIEVVAKVKGMHINGTLIMPVTICGVPISPPAVQYTPQSSGPVAPEQRALTLVEGEGAFAPAAPPYPWSEGSTLSPPSYAEAMHSHSDSEKQSEPGDAEEKPYKPLYPVFDLSTSVVEKSEEADLDKEGKK; this is translated from the exons ATGGGAATAATTTGCCAAATTCTTTTTCACAACAACACGCAAGGGGTTTTTTATGCCGGCCAAACGGTTGCTGGTCAAGTGACTCTGAGCACGGATAAGGCAATTCAAATCAAAG CAATTCGACTTAAGCTAAAAGGTTACGCAGAGACCCATTGGACCGAAAGCAAGACTGATTCGAACAACAAGTCAACTTCAGAGTCGTACAATGGATTTGAGAAATACCTTTCCAGTAAAGTTTATCTCTTGGGTTCCGAAATAAGCCCTG AAATGTCCTTGGAGCCGGGAACCAGGTCCTACAATTTTGCTTGTCCAATTCCAATCAACTGTCCCTCATCCTTCGAGGGCACCCATGGTCGTATACGTTATATGGTGGATGTCAATATCATTCAGCCCTGGAAGTACGACAGCATTTTCTCAAGAGCTTTCACCGTAATTCAAGTGATGGATATAAACACCTATAACTCTGTTTCACAG GTTCCCGTGCAGGCCAAGACTGAGAAAACCTTTGGGGTCTGGCCCTTCCGATCGGATCCTCTAACGCTGGAGCTGAACTTGCCGCAGACTGGCTTTGTGCCTGGGCAGACGGTACCCGTAAACGTTTTGATTGGTAACGAAAGCAAAATTCGGGTGCACGAAGTGAAAGTCGGACTATCAATGATGATCACCTACTACAGTGATCTGAGTTCAGGTTCCAAGTGTGAGCGCAAGTCCGTGGCCAAGTTGAAGGCCGATGGGGTTTTGAGGAACTCCCGGAAAATGTACGACTTCCAACTGATGATTCCCTCTACTCCGCCTTCATGTTTCCATCTGTGCCGCATTATCAAGATCGGATACCAGATCGAGGTTGTGGCCAAGGTGAAGGGCATGCATATCAATGGAACTCTGATAATGCCGGTGACTATTTGTGGTGTTCCGATATCGCCGCCAGCGGTGCAATATACACCGCAGAGCTCTGGGCCAGTGGCTCCAGAACAAAGAGCTTTGACTTTGGTTGAGGGAGAGGGAGCTtttgctccagctgctccccCATACCCCTGGTCAGAGGGATCCACACTAT CGCCACCGAGCTACGCGGAGGCCATGCATTCCCATAGTGACTCTGAGAAACAGTCAGAGCCGGGAGATGCGGAAGAGAAGCCATACAAGCCGTTGTATCCTGTCTTCGATTTGTCTACTTCAGTTGTAGAAAAGAGCGAGGAAGCGGATTTGGATAAAGAGGGAAAGAAATGA
- the LOC6727126 gene encoding arrestin domain-containing protein 3, with protein sequence MPTTCVFQLDRLNPVYNSGEYISGRILLRTDKVKRVNAVYVTLEGEAKVQWSMSGKSETANYSGHQQYLHSRTNVFDNTLFRAGVHVYVLTLRIPPDCPSTCKGPYGYIAYTISLTIDKPWGFDEVFRKPIIVVQTLDLNYNAEFSLPVKDENLKYLCHWPCISGPICSTLTLPASGFTPLQEVPFRLEVDNQSPHYDIIGVEVSIKQHFVFLSRKPVKRNFYSKTLVKELISDRTLRLSKRQYESSICVPMDTPRSTLNPNYIVFLHYTLQVKLKTGYFHYDTDLSVPIIVGTISLQHLRDSVHTQQPVRRTPTPERQRLIERVTPRPPTVEEDSAGEADPATDEPHRVIEDDEPPSYDSCLPPSFSFATLAGSQQTLGSNAAVVLQRIHLPKFPGFSTLIGTAPAHGMEDSGLDMHMYRSYGSLNTDHTGRSLDTFGSLCGPLSEHVEEQEQEAEENLDVTAQVHRPIQRATVSEVEDVLQDEHLF encoded by the exons ATGCCCACCACCTGTGTCTTTCAGCTGGATCGCCTGAATCCGGTCTACAACAGTGGGGAGTACATCAGTGGTCGCATTTTGCTGCGTACGGACAAGGTGAAGCGAGTCAATG CCGTATATGTGACTCTGGAGGGCGAGGCCAAGGTTCAGTGGTCGATGAGCGGCAAGAGCGAGACGGCCAACTACTCGGGCCATCAGCAATATTTACACTCACGCACCAATGTGTTCGATAACACCCTCTTCCGGGCCGGGGTCCACGTATACGTCCTCACCCTCAGGATTCCGCCGGACTGCCCGAGTACCTGCAAGGGTCCCTACGGCTACATAGCCTACACCATCTCGCTGACCATCGACAAGCCCTGGGGCTTCGACGAGGTGTTCCGGAAGCCCATCATCGTGGTGCAGACACTGGATCTCAACTACAATGCAGAGTTTTCA CTACCTGTCAAGGACGAGAACCTGAAGTATCTCTGCCATTGGCCCTGCATTTCGGGCCCCATCTGCTCCACCTTGACCTTGCCCGCCTCCGGATTCACACCGCTTCAGGAGGTACCCTTCCGGTTGGAGGTGGACAACCAGTCGCCACACTACGACATCATCGGCGTGGAGGTGTCCATCAAGCAGCACTTCGTCTTCCTGTCGCGAAAGCCCGTGAAGCGGAACTTCTACTCCAAGACGCTGGTCAAGGAGCTGATCTCGGACCGCACTCTGCGCCTGTCCAAGCGGCAGTACGAGTCCAGCATCTGTGTGCCCATGGACACGCCCCGATCCACCCTGAACCCCAACTACATCGTCTTTCTGCACTACACGCTGCAGGTGAAGCTGAAGACGGGCTACTTCCACTACGACACGGACCTCTCAGTGCCCATCATCGTGGGCACCATCTCCTTGCAACACCTCAGGGACTCGGTGCACACCCAGCAGCCTGTGCGGAGGACGCCCACGCCCGAGAGACAGCGGCTCATCGAGCGGGTCACTCCACGACCGCCAACAGTGGAGGAGGATTCCGCCGGAGAAGCAGATCCGGCCACGGATGAGCCGCACCGGGTAATCGAAGACGACGAGCCACCATCTTACGACAGTTGCC TTCCGCCATCTTTCAGTTTTGCTACCCTGGCAGGCAGTCAGCAAACATTGGGGAGTAACGCCGCAGTTGTCCTGCAGCGGATTCACTTGCCCAAGTTTCCAGGATTTTCCACACTCATTGGGACAGCTCCTGCCCACGGAATGGAGGACTCCGGCCTTGACATGCATATGTACAGGTCGTACGGATCGCTTAACACGGATCACACTGGCCGGAGTCTGGACACTTTCGGATCCCTCTGTGGTCCACTGTCCGAACACGTCGaagagcaggagcaggaggcagAAGAGAACCTGGATGTGACTGCCCAGGTGCATCGGCCGATTCAACGGGCAACGGTTTCGGAGGTCGAGGACGTCCTACAGGACGAGCACCTGTTCTAA
- the LOC6727119 gene encoding arrestin domain-containing protein 17, whose product MTVTCEIDFDNNPHGTYFGGQVLTGKVTLKLDKMKLVKAITLNISGYAETRWIERVTTNRRRRRRTFYGREDYIASKTFLVGSNLSSQVSIEAGIHTYNFVCLIPTECPSSFEGSHGRVRYMANVTLVRPWKFDQSYTRCFTVLKVMDLNFDSPLLRVPAHSETSKTYCCWPCRSDPLALQLTVPQTGFVPGQNVPLSVLVTNDSHIPVEQLLISFVMLVTYHSKPPSMPNTTSERLVVNTFNGDAVQRNCKKLFSYEIRVPATPPTCFNLCGIIQIAYQVEVEAKVKGCHNNETVTIPVTIGSVPLAQHVPIQPRGLVPQLNVNELAVEKVATAPAPNSSSPWAVDESIPPPNYQEAVHMRSTAATKSDDLDDPEPVPPNTLSLDGGAYKPLYPVFDIPSPSAPPPTDYTQNYMAERAFVNPAMDMDKDKGTWL is encoded by the exons atgaCTGTTACCTGTGAAATTGATTTCGATAACAATCCCCATGGCACCTATTTTGGGGGCCAGGTACTCACCGGCAAAGTTACGTTGAAGCTGGACAAGATGAAGTTGGTTAAAG CCATCACCTTGAATATATCCGGATACGCAGAGACGCGATGGATTGAAAGGGTGACCACAAACAGGAGGAGGAGACGTCGCACATTCTACGGCCGCGAGGATTACATAGCGTCCAAAACTTTTTTGGTGGGATCCAATCTGAGCA GTCAAGTATCCATTGAAGCGGGCATTCACACTTATAACTTCGTGTGCCTGATTCCCACCGaatgtccttcgtccttcgagGGATCACACGGCAGGGTGCGGTACATGGCAAACGTGACCCTGGTCAGGCCCTGGAAATTCGATCAGAGCTATACGCGATGCTTTACGGTGCTAAAAGTGATGGACTTAAACTTCGATAGTCCGTTGTTAAGG GTGCCCGCCCACAGTGAGACCTCGAAGACCTACTGCTGCTGGCCCTGCCGGTCAGATCCGTTGGCCCTCCAACTGACCGTTCCACAGACAGGATTTGTACCTGGCCAGAATGTTCCCCTCAGCGTGCTGGTCACGAACGATAGCCACATCCCGGTGGAGCAGCTCCTCATAAGTTTTGTGATGCTGGTGACATACCACAGCAAGCCACCTTCGATGCCCAATACCACGTCCGAGAGGTTGGTGGTAAACACCTTCAACGGGGACGCTGTGCAAAGAAACTGCAAGAAGCTATTCAGCTATGAGATCAGAGTGCCGGCCACTCCGCCCACCTGCTTCAACCTGTGCGGCATCATCCAGATCGCCTACCAAGTGGAGGTGGAGGCCAAGGTCAAGGGTTGCCACAACAACGAGACTGTCACCATTCCGGTGACCATTGGCAGTGTTCCTCTGGCACAACACGTACCAATCCAGCCTCGGGGTTTGGTCCCCCAGCTGAATGTTAATGAGCTGGCTGTTGAAAAAGTAGCcactgctccagctccaaacTCTTCCAGTCCGTGGGCTGTCGACGAATCCATTC cTCCGCCCAACTATCAGGAGGCTGTTCACATGCGCAGCACGGCTGCAACGAAGTCAGACGACTTAGACGACCCGGAACCAGTACCGCCCAATACTCTTAGTTTGGATGGCGGTGCCTATAAGCCACTATATCCGGTCTTCGACATACCCAGTCCCTCAGCTCCACCGCCGACGGATTATACGCAGAATTATATGGCAGAGAGGGCCTTTGTCAATCCGGCCATGGATATGGACAAAGACAAGGGAACGTGGctatga
- the LOC6727118 gene encoding arrestin domain-containing protein 17 produces MVVTCEISFDNNRHGTFYAGQLVNGCATLKCDRSKEVQAVLLKVVGYSITKWSEKSLGSTKLYVGREDYLSSNTYLLGSEQNNNRLTIQAGVHNYNFTCQLPYQCPSSFEGRHGCIRYIVKVLLIRPWKFDQAYTKGFTVLKMLDLNFDTPQLKSAAHSEGYRTFCCGPCKTDPLKLEVNLPQAGYVPGQKIPVTIVVVNNTAVAVSELRLSLVMLVRYYSVSPEHSRVERIIISRAKGESVLKQCTRSQTIDLPVPSTPPTCVELSNLIQIAYQLEVEALVKSLREQQLMVMPVTIGTIPLAVSGIVVQQPPRRSAHYEGPESRRNPPDELPMVTALGSLPSDLTSSAADSALPNYEESRHTQRGNINEEELYAFGSNEFAPLYPVYSIPSPTPVLTANTRNAGFVNQSFVK; encoded by the exons ATGGTCGTTACGTGTGAGATCAGCTTCGATAATAATAGACATGGTACCTTCTACGCCGGTCAGCTGGTAAACGGATGCGCGACCCTCAAATGTGACAGGTCCAAGGAGGTTCAAG CTGTGCTGCTGAAGGTGGTCGGGTATTCTATTACCAAGTGGAGCGAAAAGAGTCTGGGCTCGACAAAACTCTACGTGGGCCGAGAGGATTATCTATCATCAAACACTTATCTGTTGGGCTCCGAGCAAA ACAACAACAGACTCACTATTCAGGCTGGGGTGCACAACTACAACTTCACCTGCCAGCTTCCCTATCAGTGTCCCTCGTCTTTTGAGGGTCGCCATGGATGCATTCGCTATATAGTGAAAGTCCTACTTATCAGACCGTGGAAGTTCGATCAGGCCTACACAAAGGGCTTCACGGTTCTCAAGATGCTGGATCTCAACTTTGACACTCCCCAGCTTAAG TCCGCTGCTCACAGCGAGGGTTACCGCACCTTTTGCTGTGGTCCCTGCAAGACGGATCCTCTGAAATTGGAGGTGAACCTTCCGCAAGCGGGCTACGTTCCTGGCCAGAAGATTCCCGTGACCATAGTGGTAGTCAACAACACTGCCGTAGCCGTCTCCGAACTGCGACTCTCTCTGGTGATGCTGGTGAGATACTACAGCGTCAGTCCTGAACACTCTCGCGTGGAGCGAATAATAATATCGCGAGCTAAGGGGGAATCGGTGCTGAAGCAGTGCACCCGATCCCAGACCATCGACTTGCCCGTACCCTCAACGCCGCCCACCTGCGTGGAGTTGAGCAACCTCATCCAGATCGCCTACCAACTGGAGGTTGAGGCGTTGGTTAAGAGTCTACGCGAACAACAGCTAATGGTCATGCCGGTTACCATTGGCACCATTCCTCTGGCGGTTTCGGGCATAGTGGTTCAACAACCTCCCCGGCGGAGTGCCCACTACGAAGGACCGGAGTCCAGAAGAAATCCTCCCGACGAGCTGCCCATGGTGACCGCACTTGGGAGCTTGCCCAGCGATCTGACGTCCAGTGCAGCTGATTCAG CGCTTCCCAATTATGAAGAGTCCCGGCACACTCAACGGGGCAATATCAACGAAGAGGAACTGTATGCCTTCGGGAGCAATGAGTTTGCTCCACTTTATCCCGTGTATAGTATACCAAGTCCTACGCCCGTGCTTACGGCAAACACCCGGAATGCAGGATTCGTCAACCAAAGTTTTGTAAAATag
- the LOC6727121 gene encoding arrestin domain-containing protein 3, protein MVICEIEFFNNSRGIFYAGQLISGQVVIKTEKEKSVKAVILNIKGYAETHWADTEHDPDDQSNGESFNGHVDYLATRAYLHGSSSSIEVLIEPGTSTYRFACQLPITCPSSFEGTLGRIRYLVNVRFVRPWKFDLNFNRCFTVIKVMDLNSESLMLRVPSQVESQRTFCCFPCRSSPLSMRLSVPQGGFVPGQTVPVEVMVSNDSGVAVEDITVKLTMVVIYYSQPPSADTNKDRFEMVVKTGGGVSTKCRKQLTFDLKVPPTPPTCFNLCSIIQIGYQVEAEARVKGCHGGQSLHMPITIGSVPLTKQLQKEPRTWGEVLPPQQLDAKALILIGSEQHGEPLGSPNPWAADPSIAPPTYAEAKHISPDPQKFLKSKKKSQKRGVKGSQGRNAEAIVFSPLYGVFDLSNQVDEMIFRSNEPKTDGGYVNDGVEKSTWL, encoded by the exons ATGGTAATCTGTGAGATTGAGTTCTTCAATAATTCCCGGGGAATTTTCTATGCAGGCCAGTTGATTTCAGGACAGGTGGTCATTAAAACTGAGAAGGAAAAGTCAGTGAAAG CTGTAATCCTTAACATCAAGGGATATGCCGAAACCCACTGGGCGGATACCGAACACGACCCGGATGATCAGTCGAATGGTGAATCATTCAACGGACATGTGGACTACTTGGCCACTAGGGCTTATCTGCACGGGTCTAGTTCTAGCATAG AGGTGCTTATTGAGCCCGGCACCAGCACGTATAGATTCGCCTGTCAGTTGCCCATCACATGTCCCTCTTCTTTCGAGGGGACACTAGGTCGAATACGTTATCTGGTGAACGTGAGGTTCGTGCGTCCGTGGAAGTTCGATCTGAACTTTAATCGATGCTTCACTGTGATCAAAGTGATGGACCTGAACTCCGAAAGCCTGATGCTGAGG gTACCTAGCCAAGTTGAGTCCCAGCGAACTTTCTGCTGTTTTCCCTGCCGCTCGTCGCCACTCAGTATGCGACTTTCTGTTCCACAGGGTGGCTTCGTGCCAGGACAGACCGTCCCGGTGGAGGTGATGGTCTCTAATGACAGTGGTGTAGCCGTGGAGGACATAACCGTGAAATTGACAATGGTGGTGATCTACTACAGTCAACCCCCGTCCGCGGACACCAACAAAGATCGTTTCGAGATGGTCGTTAAAACAGGCGGGGGCGTGTCGACCAAATGCCGGAAGCAGCTTACCTTCGATCTTAAGGTGCCGCCAACTCCGCCAACCTGCTTTAATCTATGCAGCATCATACAGATCGGCTATCAGGTGGAAGCGGAAGCCAGGGTCAAAGGTTGTCATGGCGGCCAGTCCCTTCACATGCCCATAACCATTGGAAGTGTCCCGCTAACGAAGCAACTCCAAAAAGAACCAAGGACTTGGGGTGAAGTCCTGCCACCCCAGCAGCTAGATGCCAAGgcattgattttaattggcaGCGAACAACATGGAGAACCACTTGGGAGCCCCAATCCTTGGGCTGCGGATCCTTCAATTG cacCGCCGACTTATGCCGAGGCTAAGCATATCTCCCCGGATCCGCAGAAGTTCTTGAAATCGAAGAAAAAGTCTCAGAAAAGAGGCGTCAAAGGATCACAAGGGAGAAATGCTGAAGCAATTGTGTTTTCACCCTTGTACGGAGTCTTTGATTTGTCAAACCAAGTGGACGAAATGATTTTCAGATCAAATGAACCCAAGACTGATGGCGGCTATGTCAATGACGGTGTAGAAAAAAGCACTTGGCTTTAG